The Endozoicomonas montiporae CL-33 genome contains a region encoding:
- the fba gene encoding class II fructose-1,6-bisphosphate aldolase — protein MALVSMTEMLNKAREGKYAVGQFNINNLEWTQAILTAAQKTNAPVILGVSEGAARYMGGFKLITAMVGALIESMEITVPVAIHLDHGSSIEKCKEAIDAGFTSVMIDGSHGPFEGNVEMTKTVVEYAHARGVSVEAELGVVGGQEDDVIADGVIYADAQECKELVERTGLDCLAPALGSVHGEYAGEPNLGFAEMQEINELTGVPLVLHGGTGIPTADIQNAISRGTAKINVNTENQIAWTKMVREVLASDAKVYDPRKVIGPGKEAIVETVMGKIREFGSEGKA, from the coding sequence ATGGCTCTGGTATCTATGACTGAAATGCTGAACAAGGCACGCGAAGGCAAATACGCCGTAGGCCAGTTCAACATCAACAACCTGGAATGGACTCAGGCTATCCTGACTGCCGCTCAGAAAACCAACGCTCCGGTTATTCTGGGTGTATCTGAAGGCGCTGCTCGCTACATGGGCGGTTTCAAGCTGATCACCGCTATGGTTGGCGCTCTGATCGAAAGCATGGAAATCACTGTTCCTGTTGCTATTCACCTGGACCACGGCTCCAGCATCGAGAAGTGTAAGGAAGCCATCGACGCTGGTTTCACTTCCGTAATGATCGACGGTTCTCACGGCCCATTCGAAGGCAACGTTGAGATGACCAAGACTGTTGTTGAATACGCTCACGCTCGCGGTGTTTCTGTTGAAGCCGAGCTGGGTGTCGTTGGCGGTCAGGAAGACGACGTTATCGCTGACGGCGTTATCTACGCTGACGCACAGGAATGTAAAGAGCTGGTTGAGCGCACCGGTCTGGACTGCCTGGCTCCGGCTCTGGGTTCCGTACACGGCGAATACGCTGGCGAGCCAAACCTGGGCTTCGCTGAAATGCAGGAAATCAACGAACTGACCGGCGTACCTCTGGTACTGCACGGTGGTACTGGTATCCCAACAGCTGATATCCAGAATGCTATCAGCCGCGGTACTGCAAAAATCAACGTAAACACCGAAAACCAGATCGCATGGACCAAGATGGTACGTGAAGTTCTGGCTTCCGACGCTAAAGTTTACGACCCACGTAAGGTTATCGGTCCTGGTAAAGAAGCGATCGTTGAAACCGTAATGGGCAAGATCCGTGAATTCGGTTCTGAAGGCAAGGCGTAA
- the fba gene encoding class II fructose-bisphosphate aldolase (catalyzes the reversible aldol condensation of dihydroxyacetonephosphate and glyceraldehyde 3-phosphate in the Calvin cycle, glycolysis, and/or gluconeogenesis) encodes MALISLRQLLDHAAENNYGVPAFNVNNLEQMRAIMEAADETDSPVIVQASAGARKYAGAPFLRHLILAAIEEFPHIPVVMHQDHGTSPAVCQRSIQLGFSSVMMDGSLKDDGKTPSSYEYNIDVTRRTVEMAHACGVSVEGELGCLGSLETGEAGEEDGVGAVGKLSHDQLLTDPDEAADFVQATHVDALAIACGTSHGAYKFTRPPTGDILAIDRIRDIHKRIPNTHLVMHGSSSVPQDWLKIINDNGGEIPETYGVPVEQIQEGIRHGVRKVNIDTDLRLASTGAIRRFMQENKSEFDPRKYLTVATKAMKDICLQRYQAFETAGNASKIRALSLETMFDLYSQGKLDPKVQ; translated from the coding sequence ATGGCTCTCATCAGTCTCAGACAGCTTCTCGACCACGCTGCCGAGAACAACTATGGCGTTCCTGCGTTCAATGTTAACAACCTGGAACAGATGCGCGCCATTATGGAAGCCGCCGATGAAACCGATTCACCGGTCATTGTTCAGGCATCCGCCGGTGCCAGAAAATACGCCGGAGCCCCTTTTCTCAGACACCTGATTCTGGCTGCCATAGAAGAGTTCCCACACATTCCTGTGGTGATGCATCAGGATCACGGCACCAGCCCCGCCGTCTGCCAACGCTCAATACAACTGGGCTTTTCCTCTGTCATGATGGACGGCTCACTAAAAGACGACGGCAAAACACCATCCAGTTACGAATACAATATCGATGTCACACGACGAACCGTTGAAATGGCACACGCCTGCGGTGTTTCAGTGGAAGGTGAGCTGGGCTGTCTCGGCTCATTGGAAACCGGAGAAGCCGGCGAAGAAGACGGCGTAGGCGCTGTCGGCAAACTGTCTCACGATCAATTATTAACAGACCCTGACGAAGCCGCCGACTTTGTTCAGGCTACCCATGTGGATGCACTGGCCATTGCCTGCGGCACCAGCCATGGCGCTTATAAATTTACCCGTCCGCCAACAGGTGACATTCTTGCCATTGACCGCATTCGTGACATACACAAACGCATCCCCAACACCCATCTGGTGATGCATGGATCATCCTCTGTTCCTCAGGACTGGCTCAAAATCATTAACGACAATGGTGGTGAAATACCGGAAACCTATGGCGTACCCGTTGAACAGATTCAGGAAGGCATCCGCCACGGCGTGCGTAAGGTGAATATCGACACCGACCTGCGACTGGCTTCAACCGGTGCTATCCGCCGTTTCATGCAGGAAAACAAATCAGAGTTTGACCCTCGCAAATACCTGACCGTTGCCACCAAAGCAATGAAAGACATCTGCCTTCAACGTTATCAGGCGTTTGAAACAGCAGGCAACGCTTCCAAAATCCGGGCTCTGAGTCTGGAAACCATGTTCGACCTGTACAGCCAAGGCAAGCTCGACCCTAAAGTACAGTAA
- a CDS encoding ROK family protein, producing MLYGLDIGGTKMELAAYNDRHERTFSKRIPTPTDCYDTFRQSIKNLILDTDDQLNVRGCVGIGIPGFIEPDSAKALIANIPCGNGKNLLADLEYLLNRPVKIENDANCFTVSEAIGGAGEGYDSVFGVILGTGCGGGIYVKNRIYNGQNNLAGEWGHTPLPFQALELGGNDFPIIDCGCGLRGCLDNYLSGRGLEIIYRHVSGTQAEGKDIIQRYRHQDSHAEKTIKLYTELLACGLGSLTNVIDPGVFVLGGGLSNFDELYDLVPPLMKKYTLKIGKLPEVRKARFGDAGGARGAAMLNY from the coding sequence ATGTTGTATGGACTGGACATTGGCGGTACCAAAATGGAACTGGCGGCCTACAATGATCGCCACGAAAGAACCTTCAGCAAACGCATACCAACACCTACCGACTGTTATGACACTTTCAGGCAAAGTATAAAAAACCTGATTCTGGATACTGACGACCAGCTCAACGTACGTGGCTGCGTCGGCATCGGTATACCCGGATTCATAGAACCTGATTCAGCCAAAGCACTGATTGCCAACATACCCTGCGGCAACGGTAAAAACCTGTTAGCAGACCTTGAATACCTGTTAAATCGTCCGGTTAAAATAGAAAACGACGCCAACTGCTTCACCGTTTCAGAAGCCATTGGTGGTGCAGGAGAAGGCTACGATAGCGTCTTCGGCGTTATTTTAGGCACCGGCTGCGGCGGCGGAATATACGTAAAGAACAGGATTTATAACGGTCAAAATAATCTGGCAGGAGAATGGGGACACACACCTCTGCCTTTTCAAGCACTGGAACTCGGCGGCAACGATTTCCCCATCATCGATTGCGGCTGCGGCCTGCGCGGCTGCCTGGATAACTATCTGTCCGGCCGCGGACTGGAAATCATTTACAGACACGTTTCAGGCACACAGGCAGAAGGCAAAGACATCATTCAGCGTTACCGCCATCAGGACAGCCATGCTGAAAAAACCATCAAACTCTACACCGAACTACTGGCCTGTGGACTGGGAAGTCTGACCAACGTGATTGATCCTGGCGTATTCGTACTGGGCGGCGGTCTTTCAAATTTTGATGAGCTTTACGACCTTGTTCCACCACTCATGAAAAAATACACGCTTAAAATCGGGAAACTGCCTGAAGTGCGTAAAGCACGATTTGGTGATGCCGGCGGTGCTCGTGGGGCAGCAATGTTGAATTATTAA